In Humulus lupulus chromosome 6, drHumLupu1.1, whole genome shotgun sequence, a single genomic region encodes these proteins:
- the LOC133782619 gene encoding WAT1-related protein At4g08300-like yields the protein MGDNSIIGSQGGKISEALTKTKPYLAMVSLQFGYAGMYIISMVSFKHGMSHFVLSVYRHVVAFAIIAPFAFVLERKIRPKMTLPVFLRIVLLGFLEPVFDQNLYNLGMKYTSATFGSAIVNILPAITFIMALAFRLETVNVRKWHSLAKVIGTVITVSGAMVMTLYKGPILDIIHSSHDHSGQKSSTAESSDHHWVTGTLMLVGSCGGWASFFILQSFTLKKYPAELSLTAWICLMGVLEGGIVTFVFEHDMHVWVLGWDSRLLAAVYSGVVCSGMAYYVQGMVIRERGPVFVTSFSPLCMIITFALGAIVLAEQVHLGSIIGAIFIVIGLYTVVWGKSKDPIESSAPSKNIDQLPVTDTIKPISVVSVTSNNGGRPLEMSKISTSSHLSS from the exons aTGGGAGATAATAGTATTATTGGGTCACAAGGGGGGAAGATTAGTGAGGCTCTGACGAAGACGAAGCCATATTTGGCAATGGTTTCTCTGCAGTTTGGGTACGCAGGGATGTATATTATTAGCATGGTCTCCTTCAAGCATGGCATGAGTCACTTCGTCTTGTCTGTATACCGTCACGTTGTTGCCTTTGCAATCATAGCTCCCTTTGCCTTTGTTCTTGAAAG GAAAATAAGGCCAAAGATGACTCTCCCGGTCTTCCTACGCATAGTGCTGCTTGGTTTCTTAGA GCCAGTGTTTGATCAAAACTTGTACAATTTGGGAATGAAGTACACCTCTGCAACATTCGGATCCGCTATTGTCAACATTTTACCTGCTATAACCTTCATTATGGCTCTCGCCTTCAG GTTAGAGACGGTGAATGTAAGAAAGTGGCATAGCCTTGCAAAGGTGATAGGAACAGTAATTACAGTGTCAGGAGCAATGGTGATGACTCTGTACAAAGGTCCCATCCTTGACATCATCCATAGCAGCCATGATCATTCCGGTCAGAAAAGTTCCACCGCCGAGTCCTCCGACCACCACTGGGTCACCGGAACCCTCATGCTGGTTGGGAGTTGCGGTGGTTGGGCCAGCTTCTTCATTTTACAATCATTCACGTTGAAGAAATATCCGGCGGAGCTATCTCTCACAGCGTGGATATGCTTGATGGGTGTGTTGGAAGGTGGGATAGTCACTTTTGTGTTCGAACATGACATGCATGTTTGGGTTCTGGGCTGGGATTCCAGGCTTCTTGCTGCTGTCTACTCT GGTGTTGTGTGCTCTGGAATGGCATATTATGTGCAAGGAATGGTGATCAGAGAACGAGGCCCCGTTTTTGTGACATCTTTCAGTCCTTTATGCATGATCATCACCTTCGCCCTTGGTGCTATTGTCTTGGCTGAACAAGTCCACCTTGGAAG TATAATTGGTGCCATATTCATAGTCATCGGACTCTACACTGTGGTTTGGGGCAAAAGCAAAGATCCAATAGAATCATCAGCACCGTCCAAAAATATTGATCAATTGCCAGTCACAGACACCATTAAACCAATTAGTGTTGTTAGTGTTACTTCTAACAATGGAGGACGACCACTAGAGATGTCCAAGATTTCTACGTCTTCTCACCTCAGttcataa